AGAGGTCCGGGCGCAACAAAAGAAGCAAACGCAAGAGGATGAGTCGATTCGGGTAGAAATTGAAGGGAAGTTTGGTCAGGGCAAGCGACGTTTTGGCCTGAATCGGGTGATGGCAAAGCTAGCGGAGACGGCAGAGAGTCGCATCGCCATCACGTTTCTAGTCATGAATCTGGAGCGCTGGCTCCAGCGCCAGCTCCTTTTGTGGCTTTGGACAAACTGGCTAAGGAGAAAACAGGTCTTGGAGAGATTTCTGAAGGGGGTAGCCGCTCAACTCGTCACCGAGTTAGACGCATGGCTTCCGAGAGTCTCTTGACAGTCACCATCCCTTGGTCCGGCATTTTGACTATCCTTGGGCTCCCTTTCGTCTTTTTCAGCAAGCCCTAATTACCGCCGTACAAAAGCACGACACCGTGGCGATCGCCTGCGACACCCTAACAACTCGTACTGCGGGCGGTTTGAAAACTTTGGCGGAATACAAGCCCAATGCATCGAAGCTAATTTCCTATGGAGATAGCATTTTCGGCGTCTGCGGTAGTTGGGCCGTCAAACAAATATTTACGGATTTGCTAGAGCGCAGCGAGCCAACATTTCTCAGCTCCAGTGGTGAGATTTTCCGTTGGCTCCTGAGTAACCAGGCAACGCTTAAATCCGACTACTTTATGAAAACAGATAATGGCAACGACAAACGCCAGCCGACAGAATCGCAGTGGCTGCACGCTATTTTGGCGAACTGTCATGGTATTTTCGTCGTCACGGCGTATCGAGAGGTGGCCGAATATTCTCGGTTTTGGGCAATTGGCTCGGGCGATCGCTTTGCCCTCGGGGCCTTAGAGGTCCTTTACGATCTCGATTTAACTGCTGCAGAAATCGCCTATCAGGCTGCTCTTGCCGCTACAAAGTTTAGCCCGGAGTGTGCCGAGCCCATTATTGTAGAAACGATTCCCAAGAAGCACAAAGTTATAGAGCAATAATGCGTGCGGGTGGGGATTTCGCGCAAAGCAGTTCATTGCCTCCGATTTGCGATCGCACGTGCGAGAACTTCCCTTGCCATAACTGACACATACATGTGAATACAAGTACTGAGGGCAACATGAATCCCTTTCACATTGCATTTCCCGCGCACGATCTTCAAGAAGCGCGCAAATTCTATGGCGAAATCCTCGGATGCCCTGAAGGTCGGAGTGCCGATACTTGGATTGATTTCAACCTCTACGGCCATCAGGTTGTTGCCCACTACAAACCGCCTACATCTGCGACCCAGGATGCACTACACCATAATGCCGTTGATGGCCACGGCGTTCCGGTCCCACACTTTGGTGTCGTGCTCTCGCTGGAGGATTGGAAAGCTTTGCGCGATCGCTTACAAGCACACAACGTGAAATTCAAGATCGAACCTTATATTCGCTTTGAAGGTGAGGTTGGAGAACAAGCAACGATGTTTTTTCTCGATCCGTTTGGAAATGCCCTTGAATTCAAGGCATTCCGCGATCTGTCTGCACTATTTGCAACCTAGCCAACCTAACGGAAATAGCCTTCCGAGGGTAGATTTGTACGCTCCGAGCAGCTAGGACAGCTACTAGAGTACGAGTGCGTGCTCGCTATCGTTACTGCGGGAGTTGTCTGGCGTCTCCTGGCCGGGTCGCTTGCTTGACTGAGGAGCTGCTGCAAGTAGGTCGCTTTGTAAGGATGCCGGAATTGCTAACCCTTCATCATTAAGCTAAGCATTAAGCTAAGCTCGAATTGCAAGCAGTTCTCAAGAGGATGGGTCGTACCAGTGGCGGATTCGCGAAGTGCGGTACAGGAGCAACGCGAGCGCGAACGAGCGGCTCTGAGGCGCCTATTGGTATTGAGTTCCACGGGCTCCGTGCTGTTCCACGGCGCGCTTCTGGCCATTCTGCCAGGGCTGCTGTCAGGGCCGGAACCGGTGCCGGAAGAGCCGCCAGTAGAAATTGTGATTCTCACGCCGCCACCAGCCCTGGAACCGGAGCCCGAACCGGAGCCCATC
This is a stretch of genomic DNA from Rubidibacter lacunae KORDI 51-2. It encodes these proteins:
- a CDS encoding IS5 family transposase; its protein translation is RPIVRGKAGTPVEFGAKLPVSCHSGYVFLDELSWENFNEVKHLQGQVERFRERFGHYPESVHVDKVYRSRDNLAWCRERGIRLTGPPLGRPSSNPEVRAQQKKQTQEDESIRVEIEGKFGQGKRRFGLNRVMAKLAETAESRIAITFLVMNLERWLQRQLLLWLWTNWLRRKQVLERFLKGVAAQLVTELDAWLPRVS
- a CDS encoding Ntn hydrolase family protein — encoded protein: MVRHFDYPWAPFRLFQQALITAVQKHDTVAIACDTLTTRTAGGLKTLAEYKPNASKLISYGDSIFGVCGSWAVKQIFTDLLERSEPTFLSSSGEIFRWLLSNQATLKSDYFMKTDNGNDKRQPTESQWLHAILANCHGIFVVTAYREVAEYSRFWAIGSGDRFALGALEVLYDLDLTAAEIAYQAALAATKFSPECAEPIIVETIPKKHKVIEQ
- a CDS encoding VOC family protein; translated protein: MNTSTEGNMNPFHIAFPAHDLQEARKFYGEILGCPEGRSADTWIDFNLYGHQVVAHYKPPTSATQDALHHNAVDGHGVPVPHFGVVLSLEDWKALRDRLQAHNVKFKIEPYIRFEGEVGEQATMFFLDPFGNALEFKAFRDLSALFAT